In Arachis hypogaea cultivar Tifrunner chromosome 17, arahy.Tifrunner.gnm2.J5K5, whole genome shotgun sequence, a single window of DNA contains:
- the LOC112766705 gene encoding probable indole-3-pyruvate monooxygenase YUCCA10 isoform X1 has protein sequence MISVELSFAQSATENTTVHVVTKELIHQGMRMLKYLPVNIVKSVITFVANIKFGDLSQFGIRRPNKGPFYLKEAASRSPILDVGTIAKIKDGAIKVIPSHIMRIENKVIFGNNTEKEFDAIVFATGYKSVANKWLKDNEDGMPKNAFPKPFTLKTVICSHLEGIDNLPILI, from the exons ATGATAAGCGTGGAGTTGTCTTTTGCTCAAAGTGCAACAGAAAACACTACA GTTCATGTGGTCACCAAAGAACTAATCCATCAAGGTATGCGCATGCTGAAATATTTGCCAGTAAatattgtgaaaagtgtgatcactttTGTAGCAAACATTAAATTTGGTGATCTCTCTCAATTTGGAATTCGTCGTCCAAATAAGGGACCATTCTATCTGAAGGAAGCTGCTAGTAGGTCTCCAATTCTTGATGTTGGAACCATTGCCAAGATTAAAGACGGTGCAATCAAG GTTATTCCTTCTCATATAATGAGAATTGAGAACAAAGTGATATTTGGAAACAACACGGAGAAGGAATTTGATGCAATTGTGTTTGCCACTGGATATAAAAGCGTAGCTAACAAATGGTTGAAG GATAACGAAGATGGAATGCCAAAGAATGCATTTCCAAAGCCTTTTACCTTGAAAACTGTTATATGCAGCCATCTTGAAGGAATTGATAATCTTCCCATTTTGATATAA
- the LOC112766705 gene encoding vesicle-associated protein 2-1-like isoform X2, translated as MNPILSLSLHTHHTILVNSSSSSISLFLGFHSTNTRAMPATELLQIQPPELRFLFELKKQSSCQVHIVNKSDQYVDFKVKTTSPKKYCVRPNLGIIKPKDTCDFTVTMQAQRTEPLDMQCKDKFLIQSTLVPFGTTEDDITSDMVTNLRGAEQM; from the exons ATGAatcccattctctctctctctctgcacaCACATCACACCATCCTCGtcaattcttcttcatcttccatCTCTCTTTTCTTAGGGTTCCATTCCAC AAACACCAGAGCCATGCCGGCCACCGAGCTTCTTCAAATCCAACCACCCGAACTCAGATTTCTAT TTGAATTAAAGAAACAAAGCTCGTGCCAGGTTCACATTGTAAACAAGTCCGATCAGTATGTTGATTTCAAG GTGAAAACAACGTCTCCAAAGAAATATTGTGTTAGACCTAACTTAGGCATCATCAAGCCAAAGGACACATGTGATTTTACTg TTACTATGCAAGCTCAGCGAACAGAACCACTTGATATGCAATGCAAAGACAAATTTCTCATTCAGAGCACACTTGTCCCCTTCGGAACTACTGAAGATGACATCACCTCTGATATG GTGACTAACTTAAGAGGAGCTGAACAGATGTAA
- the LOC112767356 gene encoding E3 ubiquitin-protein ligase RDUF2-like — translation MSSHWCYRCNKFVRVWRQDIVICPDCDSGFVEEVDPNTRTVYADGNRSRRLPAAAMYMIGHHQRHQRHNSIENNAVATTTNDNSNNNNNNNVGLSRQNQRRHCRNTNGGGGGTGGDRSPINPVIMLRGGEQSEGTSRRRGFELFYDDGAGAGLRPLPPSMSEFLLGTGFDRVLEQFSHFERHERHLHHHNQQPPPASKSAVEGLPEVEITENNLAAEPHCAVCKEAFEIGTKAKEMPCKHIYHSDCILPWLALRNSCPVCRHELPTEQNNNGHVQNAATNDSARADQEDNNNNNNNNDNGNNNNVGLTIWRLPGGGFAVGRLTGAGRGGSERENLLPAVYTEMDGGGFDSNNNNNNNGGGGGGERRRVSWAVSTTSRERESGGGLRRMMNSFFGCFRRGNHGALHHHHSFPSSSRNGDYPRQYSSSSPSNRNRTMTNNGTAPSAVNFDLDHSPLRQRRTWSMDVNSGGSRAW, via the coding sequence ATGTCTTCGCATTGGTGTTACAGGTGCAATAAATTTGTGAGGGTATGGAGGCAGGACATTGTGATATGTCCAGATTGCGATAGCGGTTTCGTCGAAGAGGTAGATCCTAACACACGCACCGTTTACGCCGATGGCAACCGCAGCCGACGGTTGCCGGCGGCAGCGATGTACATGATAGGCCACCATCAACGTCACCAGCGTCATAATTCCATTGAAAATAACGCCGTCGCCACCACTACAAACGATAatagcaataataataacaacaacaatgtcGGCTTGTCGCGGCAAAATCAACGGCGACACTGCCGGAACACCAATGGCGGTGGCGGAGGAACAGGCGGTGACAGGTCGCCGATCAATCCGGTCATTATGCTCCGGGGCGGCGAGCAATCCGAGGGAACCAGCAGACGCAGGGGGTTCGAGCTTTTCTATGACGACGGCGCCGGTGCCGGTCTCCGCCCCTTGCCGCCGAGCATGTCGGAATTTCTCCTCGGAACAGGCTTCGATAGGGTTTTGGAGCAGTTCTCACATTTCGAAAGGCACGAGCGACACCTTCACCACCACAACCAGCAGCCTCCTCCGGCGTCAAAATCCGCCGTAGAAGGCTTGCCGGAGGTGGAGATCACCGAGAACAACCTCGCGGCAGAGCCACATTGCGCAGTTTGCAAGGAAGCCTTCGAGATCGGAACAAAAGCTAAAGAAATGCCGTGCAAGCACATATACCACTCGGACTGCATCTTGCCGTGGCTCGCCCTTCGAAACTCCTGCCCGGTTTGCCGCCACGAGTTACCCACAGAACAAAACAATAACGGTCACGTGCAGAACGCGGCCACCAACGACAGCGCACGTGCCGATCAAGaagacaacaataacaacaacaataacaatgataACGGCAATAATAACAATGTGGGGCTAACAATATGGCGGTTACCGGGTGGCGGTTTTGCGGTTGGGAGGTTAACCGGTGCAGGAAGAGGAGGATCAGAGAGGGAGAATCTTCTTCCTGCTGTGTACACAGAAATGGATGGAGGAGGGTTTGAtagtaataacaacaataataataatggtggcggtggtggtggtgagAGGAGGAGGGTTTCTTGGGCGGTTTCAACTACttcaagagagagagaaagtggtggTGGGTTGAGGAGAATGATGAATAGTTTCTTTGGTTGCTTCAGACGTGGTAATCATGGtgctcttcatcatcatcattcttttccttcttcttctcggAATGGTGATTATCCTAGGCAGtattcatcatcatcaccttcaAATAGAAATAGAACTATGACAAATAATGGCACGGCACCTTCCGCTGTCAATTTCGATTTGGATCACTCTCCATTGCGTCAACGCAGGACTTGGTCTATGGATGTAAACAGTGGTGGTTCTAGAGCATGGTGA
- the LOC112762850 gene encoding uncharacterized protein: MALFKKAVRKYNIAIGRSIFFPRFDPKRSKAICYNENCPWQIYCVQKTHPLSYQVKTFVDQHTCARNNKCKSANEKWVVDELEKKMRTHPALTVKEAEQFFREEYDVNVNERKIYRCIVKARERIEGSEKAQYSLLRDYGDEILRCNPSSTVIIETTPMPTSDNLFKRIYICLHACKKNFLGGFRPFICLDRTFQAKISWKWFLQLLQENLGDGTSHGFSFMSDQQKEFDAAMDRVKRMNPHACEYLRRIEPCQWSRSHFSEWLKSNNITNNNVEVFNGCIKKIREKPIITMLEEIRCYIMRILARNKKALVGYMGKITPVQQSRLEVEKRYSNRWRPFPTGDLAGNIFEVQCLPIKVSVDLGKKTCSCRFWQLNDLPCRHACAALAYQNRRPEEYANN, encoded by the exons ATGGCATTATTCAAGAAAGCAGTAAGAAAGTACAACATCGCCATTGGACGAAGCATTTTCTTTCCCAGATTTGATCCAAAGCGATCAAAAGCCATATGTTACAACGAGAATTGTCCATGGCAGATTTATTGTGTACAAAAAACTCATCCCCTAAGCTATCAAGTGAAGACCTTTGTTGATCAACACACTTGTGCAAGAAACAACAAATGCAAATCAGCTAATGAAAAGTGGGTAGTGGATGAACTAGAGAAGAAGATGAGAACTCATCCAGCATTGACGGTGAAAGAGGCTGAGCAATTCTTCAGAGAAGAGTATGATGTAAATGTAAATGAGAGAAAGATCTACCGGTGTATAGTCAAAGCTAGGGAGAGAATTGAGGGTTCGGAGAAGGCACAATATTCATTGCTTCGAGACTATGGAGATGAGATTTTAAGGTGTAATCCTAGTTCAACTGTCATTATTGAGACAACGCCGATGCCTACTTCAGACAACCTTTTTAAGAGAATATATATTTGTCTTCATGCTTGCAAGAAGAATTTCTTGGGTGGATTTCGACCATTTATCTGCTTGGATCGGACGTTTC AAGCAAAAATCAGCTGGAAATGGTTTCTTCAGCTGTTACAAGAGAATCTTGGTGATGGTACATCACATGGATTTAGTTTCATGAGTGATCAACAAAAG GAATTCGATGCTGCCATGGACAGAGTTAAGAGGATGAACCCTCATGCATGTGAATATCTTAGGCGAATTGAACCTTGTCAATGGAGTCGATCACATTTTAGCGAGTGGCTGAAGAGCAATAACATCACAAACAATAATGTCGAGGTGTTCAACGGTTGCATAAAAAAGATAAGGGAAAAGCCAATTATCACCATGCTAGAAGAGATTAGATGTTACATTATGCGCATCTTGGCCAGGAACAAGAAGGCACTGGTAGGGTATATGGGCAAGATTACTCCAGTTCAGCAAAGTAGATTGGAAGTCGAGAAGAGGTATAGCAATCGTTGGAGGCCTTTCCCAACGGGTGATTTAGCTGGTAACATATTTGAGGTTCAATGCTTGCCGATTAAGGTCAGTGTAGACTTGGGCAAGAAAacttgtagttgtagattttggCAATTAAATGATCTCCCCTGTCGACATGCTTGTGCTGCTCTGGCATATCAGAATAGAAGACCCGAGGAATACGCAAATAATTAG